A portion of the Chloroflexaceae bacterium genome contains these proteins:
- a CDS encoding glucose-1-phosphate adenylyltransferase produces the protein MRVVAMIMAGGEGTRLSVLSEKRAKPSVPFAGKYRIIDFTLSNCVNSGIFDVGVLTQYRPHSLNDHIGIGKPWDLDRNRGGVRLLQPYQGRSDQSWYRGTADAIYQNLNFIQERRADLVLILSGDHIYKMDYNTIIDTHRRHRADLTVGVMEVPLEETHRFGIMTTNEEDRIIEFTEKPKDRDKGTLASMGIYVFNTDVLIRRLSEGSQERPRIDFGKHVIPAMVAEDRVYAHRFSGYWVDVGTIHSYWETSMQLLDPRLDFDLFDPNWRIRTRSEERPSAKIGPQARVSRAIICNGCTIRGTVERSVLSPGVYVSPGAIVRDSVVMNDTWIGPGAVLDRMIVDKQVVIGAGAHLGVGDDLTTPNKAEPDKLNTGISVIGKAAHIPPGTIIGRNVVIRADRDAEDFPSREIPSGETL, from the coding sequence GCGGGGAAGTACCGGATTATTGACTTTACGCTATCGAATTGCGTGAATTCGGGCATTTTCGATGTCGGCGTGCTCACCCAGTACCGGCCCCATTCATTGAACGATCACATTGGCATCGGCAAACCCTGGGATCTCGACCGCAACCGGGGCGGAGTGCGGCTGTTGCAACCCTACCAGGGCCGCAGCGATCAGTCGTGGTACCGCGGCACCGCCGATGCCATCTACCAGAATCTCAATTTTATTCAGGAACGGCGCGCCGATCTGGTGCTCATACTGTCGGGCGATCATATTTATAAGATGGATTACAACACCATCATTGACACCCATCGGCGCCACCGGGCCGATCTGACGGTGGGTGTGATGGAGGTGCCGCTGGAGGAGACCCATCGCTTCGGGATCATGACCACCAACGAAGAGGATCGGATCATCGAGTTCACCGAAAAGCCCAAAGATCGCGACAAGGGCACCCTGGCCTCGATGGGGATCTATGTGTTCAATACCGATGTGCTGATCCGCAGGCTGTCGGAGGGCAGTCAGGAGCGTCCCCGGATCGACTTCGGCAAGCACGTGATTCCGGCGATGGTCGCCGAGGACCGCGTGTATGCCCATCGCTTCAGCGGCTACTGGGTTGACGTAGGCACGATCCATTCGTACTGGGAAACGAGCATGCAACTGCTCGATCCCCGGCTTGATTTCGATCTCTTCGATCCGAACTGGCGCATCCGCACCCGCAGCGAGGAGCGCCCATCGGCCAAAATCGGGCCGCAGGCGCGGGTGTCGCGGGCGATCATCTGCAACGGCTGCACCATTCGCGGCACAGTCGAGCGCTCGGTGCTTTCGCCGGGGGTGTATGTCTCGCCGGGAGCGATTGTGCGCGACAGCGTGGTGATGAACGACACCTGGATCGGGCCGGGCGCGGTGCTTGATCGGATGATCGTTGATAAGCAGGTCGTCATTGGCGCCGGGGCGCACCTCGGCGTTGGCGACGACCTGACGACGCCCAACAAGGCCGAGCCGGACAAACTCAACACTGGCATATCAGTGATCGGCAAGGCGGCCCACATCCCTCCGGGCACGATCATTGGCCGGAACGTAGTGATCAGGGCCGATCGCGACGCGGAAGATTTTCCGAGCCGCGAGATCCCGTCAGGAGAGACGCTGTAA
- a CDS encoding glucose-1-phosphate adenylyltransferase, with product MLRTLTMILAGGDSPALSVLTAERTEAAVPFAGKFRIIDFPLSNCVNSGLYNVAVLTQYKPRSLHAHLGVGRPWDLDRAQGGLRVLHPSPTPDGGGWQRGTADAVRYNLDLIEDQQVDAVLVLAGDHIYKMNYNPLLELHAEREADLTLAVHSVSPHDTHRFGIVTVGNDGRVDRFEEKPRRPLSNLASMGIYVFRKQFLIDILSGDEHDFGRHLLPRIIPESRTFAFNFQGYWADVGTVQAYYEANLALLVETPALDLYDPEWVIHTTSADLPGVEIGEHARVENCLLSDGCRVYGTVSHSVLSPGVYVSPGAIIRDSVVLGDAWIGPEAVLDRCIIDEGVRIGGGAVVGEGDITTPNLEAPDRLNTGLTLVGTRAQVPEGVTVGRNVAIRPRTPERAFPKSGVVPSGATV from the coding sequence ATGCTCCGCACCCTGACCATGATTCTGGCGGGCGGCGACTCGCCCGCCCTCTCTGTGCTTACCGCTGAACGCACCGAGGCGGCTGTTCCCTTTGCGGGCAAGTTCCGGATCATTGACTTTCCGCTTTCCAACTGCGTCAACTCGGGGCTGTACAATGTCGCCGTGCTCACGCAGTACAAGCCCCGCTCGCTCCACGCCCACCTGGGGGTGGGCCGCCCCTGGGATCTTGACCGGGCCCAGGGCGGTTTGCGCGTGCTGCACCCGTCGCCGACGCCAGACGGCGGAGGGTGGCAGCGAGGCACCGCCGACGCGGTGCGCTACAACCTCGACCTGATCGAAGATCAGCAGGTTGATGCGGTGCTCGTGCTTGCCGGGGATCATATTTACAAAATGAATTACAACCCGCTGCTCGAACTGCACGCCGAGCGCGAGGCGGATCTGACCCTGGCGGTGCATAGCGTCAGCCCGCACGACACTCATCGCTTCGGCATTGTAACCGTCGGCAACGATGGCCGGGTGGATCGCTTCGAGGAGAAGCCGCGCCGCCCGCTCTCGAACCTGGCTTCGATGGGCATCTATGTCTTTCGCAAGCAGTTCCTGATTGACATCCTCTCCGGTGACGAGCACGATTTCGGTCGTCATCTCCTGCCGCGGATCATCCCCGAATCGCGCACCTTCGCCTTCAATTTCCAGGGCTACTGGGCCGACGTGGGCACGGTGCAGGCCTACTACGAAGCCAACCTGGCCCTGCTGGTCGAGACCCCGGCGCTCGACCTCTACGACCCGGAATGGGTCATCCATACGACCAGCGCCGATCTGCCCGGCGTGGAGATCGGGGAGCACGCGCGGGTGGAGAATTGCCTGCTGAGTGACGGCTGCCGCGTCTATGGCACGGTTTCGCACTCGGTGCTCTCGCCGGGAGTGTATGTCTCGCCAGGAGCGATTATCCGCGATTCGGTCGTGCTTGGCGACGCGTGGATCGGCCCGGAGGCGGTGCTGGATCGCTGCATCATTGACGAGGGGGTGCGGATCGGCGGCGGAGCAGTGGTGGGTGAAGGCGATATCACCACCCCGAACCTGGAGGCCCCCGATCGGCTCAACACCGGGCTGACGCTGGTAGGCACGCGCGCGCAAGTGCCCGAGGGCGTGACCGTGGGCCGCAATGTGGCCATTCGCCCGCGCACGCCTGAGCGCGCCTTTCCGAAGAGCGGCGTGGTGCCGAGCGGGGCCACGGTGTAG
- a CDS encoding class I SAM-dependent rRNA methyltransferase, which produces MTIPEVSVDPALKGRLIAGHPWIYRNHVQESPRLASGQWVRVRCGSFVSYGLWDAHSAIAVRLFSRRGPPDAKWIAERVWEAWEGRAAIRETATTAYRWIYGEGDGLPGLVADRYGDYAVLQTYAESTRAIAPLVAAALRTCDPALRGVGLRERQSADDAPDAEERNGGDAETPVALRVLWGEAPPPDLVVQEHGLYFYADLYRGQKTGLFLDHRENRRTVEGLVRGRSVLNCFAYTGGFSLYALRGQAANVTSVDLGKGLAEATAANLRLNRLDGARHEFITENCFALLDAYARAGRRFQAVILDPPSFARQKRSLHGALRAYVRINSLALRCLEPGGLLISASCTSQVGPEQFRALLADAGVQAHRQVQIVHEAGQPADHPVPAGFPEGRYLKFVVARALEQG; this is translated from the coding sequence ATGACCATTCCTGAGGTAAGCGTTGACCCGGCGTTGAAGGGTCGCCTCATCGCCGGGCACCCCTGGATCTACCGCAATCATGTTCAAGAAAGCCCGCGGCTGGCCTCGGGCCAGTGGGTGCGGGTGCGCTGCGGGAGCTTCGTCAGCTACGGTCTCTGGGACGCGCACAGCGCGATCGCGGTGCGCCTCTTCAGCCGGCGCGGCCCGCCCGACGCGAAGTGGATCGCCGAACGGGTCTGGGAGGCGTGGGAAGGCCGTGCCGCCATTCGCGAAACGGCGACGACCGCCTACCGCTGGATCTACGGCGAAGGCGACGGTTTGCCGGGTCTGGTGGCGGATCGGTACGGGGATTATGCCGTCCTCCAGACCTATGCCGAGAGCACGCGAGCCATAGCGCCGCTGGTGGCCGCAGCCCTGCGGACCTGCGACCCGGCCCTGCGCGGGGTCGGGCTGCGCGAGCGCCAATCCGCTGACGACGCGCCCGACGCGGAGGAGCGCAACGGCGGCGATGCAGAGACGCCCGTCGCGTTGCGGGTGTTGTGGGGCGAAGCGCCGCCGCCCGACCTGGTAGTGCAGGAGCACGGGTTGTATTTTTACGCCGATCTCTACCGGGGCCAGAAAACCGGTCTGTTCCTCGACCATCGCGAGAACCGGCGCACGGTGGAAGGGCTGGTGCGCGGGCGCAGCGTGCTGAACTGCTTCGCCTATACCGGCGGCTTTTCCCTCTACGCTTTGCGGGGCCAGGCGGCAAATGTCACGAGTGTTGATCTCGGCAAGGGGCTCGCCGAGGCCACGGCGGCAAACCTGAGGCTGAACCGCCTTGATGGCGCGCGCCACGAGTTTATTACCGAAAACTGTTTCGCCCTCCTCGACGCCTACGCCAGGGCCGGTCGGCGCTTCCAGGCGGTCATCCTCGATCCGCCCAGTTTTGCGCGCCAGAAACGCAGCCTGCACGGGGCCTTGCGGGCCTACGTGCGCATCAACAGCCTGGCCCTGCGCTGCCTGGAGCCTGGCGGCCTGCTCATCTCCGCCAGTTGCACCAGCCAGGTCGGCCCGGAGCAGTTTCGCGCTCTGCTTGCCGACGCGGGGGTTCAGGCGCACAGGCAGGTGCAGATCGTGCACGAGGCGGGCCAGCCGGCCGACCATCCTGTGCCGGCAGGGTTCCCTGAGGGACGCTACCTGAAGTTTGTGGTGGCGCGGGCGCTGGAGCAGGGATGA